The sequence AGCGAGTCGTCAACGGGGTCGCGCAAGGACGCCGCACGTTGGACGACGGGACATCCTGGTTCGCAGCCCTCTCCCAGTCGGGACGGCAGGTTGTGCTGCAGGAGGTCGCCGGCTACGCGATGCAAGCGCACATCACGTCGGCGGACGGCCACGCGGGGGTTGCCCGGTCCGGAGTGAAGCCCACCGCCAACCCTGCGGTGATGATCTGCATGGACCCACCCCGCTACGGGTTCGTAGCCCTCCCCGCCGACGAGCACGTCAAAGCGTTCCGTGTCCTTGTCTCGGTGTTGTCCGTCGCCGACACCCGCCGCAGACAGACCTACTGCAGAGGCACCTGCGGACACACGTGGCACAACCTGCCTCCCTCAGTGGAGAGGCTGTAGCGCAGCTGGCCGAGCAATGTTGAGAGCCGGTCCGCCGGCCGCAGCCCGGTTTCCGAGCGGAGGCTGCCTGGTCGGTCGGCTTTCGATCGCGAGTCCTGCAAGCAGCGCAGGCAGGGCAGTTGTCTGGCGGGTGTCTTGAGTACGCGCGGCAGGTGGACGTGCAGCTGCTCGGCTTTCCGGCCGCGGACCATCAGTTCCGTGAGGCCGGATGCCCTTTTCCGGACTGAGACACTGCTTCTCCTGGTGGGTAGGTGCCGGGCATCATGGTCCTCGACGGGAGCCCATGCCCGAGAGGACGAGTGCGACAGGTGTCTGGAGACGTACGGACGGACTTGACGGACCTGTGGCAGCAGCATTGGCCCGACTGCCCACCGGTTGGCTACAAGCTCCGCGACCCGTATCGCGATGTCTGGGTGCGCTTCCACAGCCTGCCGGAGTCGAAGCGATACGCGGAGAACGAGAACGAGTACGCCGTCGTCCTGGGGCGGTACAACGCGGTCCTCGATGAGTTGTTCGCTGGTGGGGATGTGTACGTGATCACGCCGGTCTGGACGACCGAAGCCGACGTTCCGCCATTGCGGCCCGACGCCACCTACTGGCAGAGCCTGCTGGTGGAGAACGATCCCGACCCGGAACTCCGCACCTACTGCCATCTCTTCGCCGCCCGCCGCCCCTGGCGGTATGGCTGCCTCGACGAGCTGCTTCGTGACATCGCCGACGAGAAAGTGGCGGGAGTCCTGGTCACCGACATGCAGATGCGGCGCATCCACCACCCCTACGACGGGGGCGCTGACGTCTTCCTCACCACGCCTGAGGAACGGGATCTCACGCGCGAGAGGCATGCCAACTGGCTTTCCAGCAGTCCGTCGGGGCTTTGACGGGCCAGGACCGCCAACCACCCCATTCCTGGCTGAGGATGAATTCCTGAACTCCAGGGAAAGCGAGCCGTCGAGGTCGTGCTGGTCGCGGATGTCCGCCGTCCGATCGGCAGCGGGCGGGGCGGGGAGCCGTCCCGCCCGGTGGGCAAGTGGAGTTAGCCGAAAGAGTTCAGGCGGATCTGAAGCGCACCGGCCGCGTTCCGCAAGGGCGGTACCGACTTCCCCGATACCGCGGCGGCCACCGCGCGGATCGCGGCCGAGTTCGACGGCTGGGCACCGGAACTCACCGCGCTGATCACCGACGGCGACACCGCGCCGGCCCTGCGCCCCCAGTACGCCCTGCCGACCGGGCACCGGTGGGACCGGGTGCCGGGGGTCACCCTGATCGGCGACGCCACCCACCTCGCGCCCCCGAACGGCGACGGCGCCAACCTTGCCATGTACGACGGCGCCGAACTCGGCAAGCCCCTCGCCGCGCTCACCGAGTACGAGCAGGCCATGTTCCCCCGCAGCGCAGCGGCCACCACCTCGGAACGCGGAGAGATTCCGGGGACCGACTCCGAGTACAGCACGGCCCAGGGCCTGATCAGCATGATCACCGAGAAGAGTCAATGAGCCGCTCAGGCCCCGATCTGATGCTGGCCGGAATGGGGAACGGCTGGCCGACCGACTCCTCAGAGGCCGACCTCGAAGGGGTCAGCGTCTACGTCGTGCGTGCCCCGAGGCGGGCGACGACGGTAGTGCTGTGACCGCGAAGGTTCACCGGGTCCGGGCGGTCAGGGTGAGCTCCGAGTTGGGATGGTCTGGTCAGCGGTGGAGGGAGCCTGTCGTGCCCCGGCTCTGCGACGATTGCTGAGTGAGCAAGCAAGAGTGGGACACATTGACCAAGTCTGAAGAAGCCTTCCTGGTCAATTCCTATGAGATCGACATCCTGCCTGGTGTCTGGGGCGACCTCGACGAAGCCGACCAGTCCCGACCGGTCGACGAGCTGGTGGGAATCTTGCTCGCTCTCATCGATCGCGGGTGGATCGAGGTCCGTCGACTCGCGCCGTGGACCTCCCCCGCCGGGGAGAACGGCTTCCAGCCCGGCGAGCTGGTGCCTCGTGATCAGCTTCCGGCGATTCTCGAAGACGTGGCCAACTGGGAGTATCCCGAAGACGGGAACTGGATTGGCGCGTTGACCCTGGTCGAGACCGAAGCGGGAAAGAAGATCACTCGTCTTTCTCCCGAGGAGATGGCCGAGTAGGCCGCCATCGCGGGAAGCCTCAGGCCGCGGCCAACGGTCGGCCTCCCCAGCGGAGACCCTTCTCTCTGCGGATGCGGGCTCGTTCGCGGCGTTGGGCGGCCTGGGCGGCCAGGAGGTCGGGGTGGCGGGCGTTGGCATTGCGCCAGCGCAGATGGCGGTGCAGTTCGCGGGTCTCAACGGTGTGGTTGGGGTGGTTCGAGTGGGCCAGGGTGAACTGCCACAGCGGCCCGAAGTGCGCCTCGATCGGATTGGCCCAGGAGGCGTTCGTCGGGGTGAAGCACAGCTCGACGTTGTTCTTCCTCGCCCACCGGCGGATCTTGGCGCCCTTGTGGGCGGAGAGGTTGTCCATGATCACGTAGATCGGGGCGTCGTCGGGGCGAGAGGCGCGGATGGACCTGAGCGCGGCCAGGCTGTTGGTGGTGTCCTTGCGGCGGCGGTTGGCATCCCAGAGGGTGTCGTCGCCGATGGGGGAGCAGCCGTGGAAGTGGGTCACGCCGTGGGTGCGGTGGTAGGTCGCCGGGATCCGGTCGGGCCGGCCCTGCTCGGCCCAGCAGGATCCGCCGGTCGGGCGTATTCCGAGCGGCCCGAACTCGTCGAACGCGAAAACGCGGTCAGGGAAATGGTCCATGACGTGCTCGATCCGATCCGGCTTGGCATCGCGGTCAGGATCGGTGGACTCCTTCCAGGTCTTGGTTCGCTGGAAAGTGACGCCGCGTCGGGCGAGCAGGCAGCGCAGAGCCTCACGACCGATGCGGATCACCCGCCCATGGACTCTGCGGAGGTAGGCGGCAAGCTTACGGATCGACCAGCGCGTGAAGGGCTGAGCGAGCTTGGCCGGGCGAGTAGTGGCCGTCAGAACGAAGAAGTCCGCCTCCTCAGGAGTGAGTTGGCGGGGACGGCCCTCCCGCCCACTGAGGGTCCAGACAGGCCAGGCCGATCTCGTTGAAGCGGTGAATGACGTCGCGCGCAGTGTCCTCGTCGGCCGCCACCAGTTGGGCGATCACCGGCACGCGGTTCCCGCCGGCCGATGCCATCAGCATCATCGCGCGCCGGTAGCGCACCGAGCTGGTGCTGCCCCGCCGCACGATCTGCTGCAGCCGCTGCCCCTCCTGGTCGGTCAGTCTGCGGGCTTTGACCGGTTCTGCCACCATGCCTCCACGCACCAGATCGGGTGTGTCCCCACATCCAACTGGCCCCCGGCCCCTGACCGCGAAGCAACCCGGTGAACCATCCCGGTCAGAGCAGTAGAGACCAATCACTCCCAGGCTTCAGCGGCTCGTATGGCGCATCAGCGCCACTTCCCTGGCACCAATAACCGCTGTGCGCCTCTCTGGCGGCTCACCACGAAGCTCGACACAGTCTCACACCAGGTGCATCGCGTTCAGCCGCCTGAGGCGCCATTCTGGGCGTCGCATTTCTGGTAACTCAGGCCTTTTGTCGGATTGATGTGCTGGCGACAGCTGGACCGCGAGCACAAATCCAAATGTGCCGGGGCGTCCGAAACACAAAAGGTCCGTACCCCCGAGGCCTCGGGGGTACGGACCTTTCCCGTCAGTCGTACATGTCAGCCAGCTTGCGTGCCTCGTTCACCGTCCTCGACGGCGGCGGCCAGGAGCGCGACGACGTTCGCCTCGTACGGATCGGCGTAGCGCTCGTGGCCATGGAAGTCGAACGGCGCGCCGTGCGCGGTGATGGTGAATCCGGGGATGGCGGTGGCTGCCCTGCCCTCCAGTTCGGTGTTGAGGCGGTCTGCGTCCCGGGCGGCGAGCCAGGTCTGTGTGTAGGGGCCAAGGCGGAGCAGGGTGTGGCCGGTGCCGTCGCTGCGGCGGACTTCGACGTGGACTCCGTAGTGCGCGGGTTTCATGCCGACGTCGTCGGGGAGGTCGAGGCCAGCCGCGGCGTGGGTGAGCGGCGTGTAGGCGGGGTTCCAGACTCCGAGGATCGTGGCTGTCTCGCAGCGGAGCCAGCCCTTGTTGGTGTAGCCGAGTTGGCTGCTGCGGAGGCAGGCCGTGGCGTATGGGGTGTCGGGGTGTTGCAGGGCGATGGCGATGAGGTCGGGGCCGTGGTCGTCGCCGGGGCGGGGGCGGGCGCGCTCGACGAACGGGCCGATCCTCACCGCGATGTCCCGGGCGCATCCGGGTGCCCACGGCTGCGGGGTGCGCAGGGCGGCGAGCATGGAGCGGAATGCGTCGACGACGGCCTGGTCCTCGGAGGTGAGAGCAGTGCCAGCGGTGTTGCCGCAGCGGCGGCGGGAGAGTCGCAGCTTCATCGGGTGGGCTCCTGGTCGCGGTTGGGGTAGATCCGGGGGAGGGTGAGGCCGTCGTCGGCAGTCCGAGCAAGGAGAGTCAGCGGCCTACCTCGCGCGGGGGTTGCCGTTTCCGATGGAAACGGTGGGCCTCGTTGGCGTTCTGGCGGAGGGTCACCCGTGCCGAGGCGACGTGGCAGGCCACCGCGCGCCTGCCGAGCGTGCTGGTGGTCATGGTCGGCAGGGTGGAGTCCGGCGTGGCGGGGGAGCCGTCGGCGTGGACCAGGTCCTCGCCGTACAGACGCTTCCGCGAGGCCGTCTTCGATCCCTGCGCCCAGTGGTCACAGGCAGCGTGCAGCTCGCCGAAGATCGCCAGCAGGGTGCCGAAGAGGGCCATGCGCTCGGTGGTCAGGGACAGACGGGGCATGCTGGGGTTCTCCTGATCTCGATACAGGTGAGGGAGCGGGGCGGCCGGCCTCTTTGCCGATGCTGCGGTCGCCCCGGTGTACGAACTCCGTCTCCGGCCTGCGTAGCCGGGGGCGGAGTTCGTACGTCAGGGCTGGACGGTGAAGCGGGTGCCCTGTCCGGAGCTGGTGGGCGTCGCGGTGAGGAAGCCGGGCTCCGTCTGTGCGAGGGATGCCAGCGCCGCCTTGATCCAGTCGGTGTGGCGCTGGAGGTCGACGCGGAGCACGTCGAAGTCCGAGAGGCGCACCGGGTGCGGGGTCGTGCTGTAGCGGTGGGCCCAGAGCCGGGTGCGGATCAGTGCGGCGGCCGCGGTGTCGTCGGGGCGGGCGGGCACGCCGCGTGGCAGCGCCCGGCATGTGGTGGCGTGCGCGTTGGCGGCGCGGGCGGCCTCCGCCTCCGTCATCAAGGCGCCCGCGGTGTTGCGGTCCGCGCGGTGGGTGCAGCCGAGGCACGCGGCGACGTAGGGCGGCGTGCCGTGGTTGGTGTCGGCGGTGTAGACGAGGACGGTCGCGCCCTCCAGCGCCCGGTAGCGCTGGGAGACGATCGTGCCCTCCGGCGTCCACGTCTCGGGGACGGCAGTGGGGGCGGTGCGGGTGAACAGAGCCACAGTGACTCTCCTTCGAAGGGATCGTTGATCAGGCGGCGAGCCGGTGGATCACCGGCGCCGTGGACGCGACGTAGCTGTCGGGGCTGGGCTCGTAGCCCTTGTCGCAGGGGTCGCAACGGCCCTGGGTGCGCAGCGGTACTGGCGGAGTGCACATGTTCCGAAGGTGTCGTATTCCGGTCCAGGTAGGTGGCGTTCAGTTGCGCGGGCGCGGTATCGAGGCGCGGGCGGGACCGCTTTTCCAACAGCAGAGCAGCGCAGCATTGAAGAAAGGGTGGCCTCGCCTGATTCACGAGTGGTGGGCAGCACCCCCGGCACACAGTTGAAGCCCCAGTGCCGTGTGGCGGCCACTGCAGCGCGGGAACTTACTTGCGGACGAAGGCGTGGCCTGCGAGGGTCCCGGCGTGAGCACGATTTTGGGAGACAGGCAGCGGTTCGCCACGGAAGTGGATGACTGGGACCACGAGCTGTGCCGGGTGGACATCTGGGCTGCGGGGCAGTGGCTGACCTGCGACGACAACATGGTCTTCGTCCGGCAGTTCCGCCGCGACGTACGGGACACGGCCGCGTGGCTGCGGTCCGGCATGGCCTCTGCATTGCCATTCGATGGCCTGTCCCCGCAAGCCACACACCGGCATCTCATGCTCCGCGCCGGAGCTGACGACGAAACCGAAGCCGACTTCGAGTTTCGCAGCCGGTTCCGTGTCATGGACTGGGGCCCCACGACCGACAATGTGACGACCCACCTCTTCCGAGACGGGGACGGGTCACTGATCACGCTGCAGTTCCGGCGGGACGAACACCTGCTCAAGCA is a genomic window of Streptomyces sp. NBC_01237 containing:
- a CDS encoding DUF3885 domain-containing protein; protein product: MSGDVRTDLTDLWQQHWPDCPPVGYKLRDPYRDVWVRFHSLPESKRYAENENEYAVVLGRYNAVLDELFAGGDVYVITPVWTTEADVPPLRPDATYWQSLLVENDPDPELRTYCHLFAARRPWRYGCLDELLRDIADEKVAGVLVTDMQMRRIHHPYDGGADVFLTTPEERDLTRERHANWLSSSPSGL
- a CDS encoding DUF5958 family protein, encoding MRGTSSEDGRALRREAERVVNGVAQGRRTLDDGTSWFAALSQSGRQVVLQEVAGYAMQAHITSADGHAGVARSGVKPTANPAVMICMDPPRYGFVALPADEHVKAFRVLVSVLSVADTRRRQTYCRGTCGHTWHNLPPSVERL